GGTGGCAGGTATGCGAGGATCATATCTACTCCGATAAGGCGGTCAGTGGAGCCGAAGTGAACAGGCCAGGATATGCGAATCTCAAGAAGTTCGCGTTCGACAGGCAGTTTGAGTGTGTTGTCGTCGATGATCTATCTCGGCTCGGCAGGGACGCCGGTGAATCCATCCATATATTCCAGGAACTCACAGTGTTTGGAATCGGCATTGCCTCCGTATCTGACGGGATCGAAACACTATCTCAGTCTGCCAAGATTCCCTACTATTTCAAGAGCATCGCAAACGAACTCTTCCTCGATGACCTGAAGGCTAAGATCGTTCGTGGAATGAAGGGACAGGTCGAGCGTGGCTATTCTGCAGGGGGCCGAGTGTACGGTTATGACGCTGTTCCGGACTTGTTCGAGAATGGAGAACAAGATAAGTTCGGCAGGCCGAAGCGACATGGTGTGCACATAAGGATCAACGACAGGGAAGCCGAGGTCGTACGAAAGATATTCGAGATGCGCAAACTGGGGATGGGTTACAGAGCAATGGCCCAGTCACTGAATGCGAAGGGCGTTCCTTCTCCTCACGCAGGTAATGGCAGCAGGAGCGGGCATTGGTGTTTGGGCCAGGTGAGATCGATGTTGAGGCAAGAGAAGTATACCGGCGACTGGACATGGAACAAGACGAAGTGGTTCAAGAAGAATATCACAGGCAAGAGACTAAAGATTGACAACCCGCCTGATAAGTGGATAGTCCACAAAGATGAATCGCTGAGGATTGTGCCGCAGCAGTTGTGGAATGCAGTTCACGGTGAGTCGAATCCACGGAATGCGCCCAAACCATCCCGGTCGCGTCCGGCGAACGGCAAATATCCGCTGTCGGGCCTGCTGGTCTGCGCCGAATGCGGGTCGTCCTACATCATCACATCATCGAGTAGCTACTCGGCTT
The Candidatus Zixiibacteriota bacterium DNA segment above includes these coding regions:
- a CDS encoding recombinase family protein, producing MRSMQCAMYARYSSDMQKQTSIDDQIRECRKFISHKGWQVCEDHIYSDKAVSGAEVNRPGYANLKKFAFDRQFECVVVDDLSRLGRDAGESIHIFQELTVFGIGIASVSDGIETLSQSAKIPYYFKSIANELFLDDLKAKIVRGMKGQVERGYSAGGRVYGYDAVPDLFENGEQDKFGRPKRHGVHIRINDREAEVVRKIFEMRKLGMGYRAMAQSLNAKGVPSPHAGNGSRSGHWCLGQVRSMLRQEKYTGDWTWNKTKWFKKNITGKRLKIDNPPDKWIVHKDESLRIVPQQLWNAVHGESNPRNAPKPSRSRPANGKYPLSGLLVCAECGSSYIITSSSSYSAYICNGYWSRGTTVCACNHRIRRQAVEDAVFGKLSELLLSEETCQRLADHINSRLKASWQSPEARRAELLRQKSSLSKAVENLLDVAEAGGLTESLRERLVSKESQLLSIERELASLSNRKSIPTSVDAEWVKSKLSGLGDLLQRHTDSMSVFRATLRNIFPGKLSVGAEETDGTTVFRISGNAMPLNALGETEVPIEINSGAGT